The Thalassotalea sp. 273M-4 genome includes a region encoding these proteins:
- the ndk gene encoding nucleoside-diphosphate kinase has translation MAIERTFSIVKPDAVAKNVIGSIYNRFESAGLKIVAAKMVHLSREKAEGFYAEHKERPFFGALVDFMTSGPVMVQVLEGENAVAKNREIMGATNPAEALAGTLRHDFANSIDENACHGSDALESAAREIAYFFSDEEICPRTR, from the coding sequence ATGGCTATTGAACGTACTTTTTCAATCGTAAAACCAGACGCAGTTGCGAAAAACGTAATTGGTTCTATCTACAATCGCTTTGAGTCTGCTGGTTTAAAAATCGTTGCTGCTAAAATGGTTCACTTGAGCCGTGAAAAAGCGGAAGGTTTTTATGCTGAGCATAAAGAGCGTCCATTCTTTGGTGCTTTGGTTGACTTCATGACTTCAGGTCCAGTGATGGTTCAAGTACTTGAAGGTGAGAACGCCGTTGCTAAAAACCGTGAAATCATGGGTGCGACTAACCCTGCAGAAGCCTTAGCCGGTACTTTACGTCACGATTTTGCAAATTCAATTGACGAAAATGCATGTCACGGCTCAGATGCTTTAGAGTCTGCAGCACGTGAAATCGCTTACTTCTTCTCTGACGAAGAAATCTGCCCACGTACGCGCTAA
- the bamB gene encoding outer membrane protein assembly factor BamB codes for MKLLNKRLISIALLSSVLFACSSDGDEPEEGAIAELTEIEQKFTPEVIWDAQIGDGVGHYFSRLAPAVAYNKVFVSSRAGDTVAFELESGKKVWELDFSNIDNARGFFDSKTSALISGGAVTGYNKVFWGSENGDVYAINAESGELVWHTKVPGEVISTPALDSNMLVVNTSSGVLIALDSETGEEKWKTDQSVPPLSLRGVSGVSITAGGAFVGLASGNVSVFIMENGQQGWMSEIGEATGATELQRIVDVDVTPVIWGDKVYAISSNGNLAALDLRTGRELWKRKYSSYRQLAVSGNRIYATDIQGHVYAIDRNSGSELWSQLSLTNRGTTGAVIVGNYVVVGDGEGYLHWLDVTDGEIVARHQVDSSAIFSTPVVHEDLIYAYARSGELEVIKTLSE; via the coding sequence GTGAAGTTACTCAATAAACGCCTTATCAGTATTGCTTTACTTTCGTCGGTTTTATTTGCTTGTTCATCAGATGGTGATGAACCTGAAGAAGGCGCGATTGCAGAACTTACAGAGATTGAGCAAAAATTTACCCCTGAAGTCATCTGGGATGCGCAAATTGGAGATGGTGTAGGCCACTACTTTTCACGACTTGCTCCAGCTGTTGCTTACAACAAAGTATTTGTTTCTAGCCGCGCCGGTGACACCGTCGCATTTGAATTAGAATCAGGTAAAAAAGTCTGGGAACTGGATTTTAGTAATATCGACAATGCGCGTGGATTTTTTGACAGTAAAACGAGTGCCCTTATTTCTGGTGGTGCGGTAACCGGCTACAACAAGGTGTTCTGGGGCAGTGAAAATGGTGATGTATATGCCATTAATGCAGAATCAGGTGAGCTTGTTTGGCATACTAAAGTCCCTGGTGAAGTCATTTCAACTCCAGCTTTAGACAGCAACATGCTTGTTGTAAATACGTCATCTGGGGTGTTGATTGCACTGGATAGCGAAACTGGCGAAGAAAAATGGAAAACTGATCAGTCTGTCCCGCCACTATCACTGCGAGGTGTAAGTGGGGTCAGTATTACTGCAGGCGGTGCCTTTGTCGGCTTGGCTTCTGGTAATGTCAGTGTGTTCATTATGGAAAATGGCCAACAAGGGTGGATGTCAGAAATCGGTGAAGCGACAGGGGCAACCGAATTACAACGTATTGTAGATGTCGACGTCACGCCAGTGATCTGGGGCGATAAAGTATATGCCATTTCATCTAATGGTAATTTGGCCGCACTTGATTTACGCACAGGGCGTGAGCTTTGGAAACGTAAATATTCTTCCTACAGACAGCTTGCTGTATCGGGTAATCGAATTTACGCGACAGATATTCAGGGCCATGTGTATGCCATCGATCGCAACTCTGGTTCAGAGCTTTGGAGTCAATTATCTCTGACTAACCGTGGCACAACTGGTGCGGTTATTGTTGGTAACTATGTCGTTGTAGGTGATGGCGAAGGTTATTTGCATTGGTTAGATGTGACGGATGGTGAAATTGTTGCTCGCCATCAGGTCGACAGTAGCGCAATCTTTAGCACCCCTGTGGTTCACGAAGACTTAATTTATGCCTACGCCAGAAGTGGCGAATTGGAAGTCATCAAAACACTAAGCGAGTAA
- the iscX gene encoding Fe-S cluster assembly protein IscX, with protein MGLMWIDSLDIALDLIEQHPEVDPKTLHFPQLMQWVIALEDFDDDPNRCGERILEAIQQAWIDEVS; from the coding sequence ATGGGACTTATGTGGATTGATTCCTTAGATATCGCATTGGATTTAATTGAGCAACATCCTGAAGTCGACCCCAAAACATTGCACTTTCCTCAACTCATGCAATGGGTTATCGCCCTTGAGGATTTTGATGATGATCCTAACCGTTGCGGTGAACGCATACTTGAAGCAATTCAACAGGCTTGGATTGACGAAGTCAGCTAA
- the hisS gene encoding histidine--tRNA ligase: protein MSKAIQAIRGMNDCLPGETNKWQMVEDVLRRVAGNYGYAEIRMPVVESTALFKRSIGEVTDIVEKEMYTFDDRNGDSLTLRPEGTASCVRAGNQHGLLYNQEQRLWYMGPMFRHERPQKGRYRQFHQFGIESFGVASADMDAEIITLSARLWRELGISDYVTLELNSLGSNEDRASYRDALIAFLQANEDRLDDDSKRRMHSNPLRVLDSKNQDVQSLLVDAPKLSDYLSDESKDHFADLCQRLDAVGIKYVLNDRLVRGLDYYNRTVFEWVTDSLGAQGTVCAGGRYDGLVEQLGGKGTPAVGFALGIERLVLMLTELDKLANIRPTVDAYIVTVGEQAEKAGVALAEQWRNDVKDIRIQTHCGGGKFNKQMKRADKSGATIAIILGDSEIEAQSASIKFLREQRDQISLPFAEVANLLNEIL from the coding sequence GTGAGTAAAGCTATCCAAGCTATCAGGGGCATGAATGATTGTTTGCCTGGTGAAACCAATAAATGGCAAATGGTTGAAGATGTATTGCGTCGCGTAGCAGGAAACTACGGTTATGCAGAAATCCGGATGCCCGTGGTTGAATCTACCGCCTTATTTAAACGCAGTATTGGTGAAGTAACCGATATTGTTGAAAAAGAAATGTACACCTTTGACGATCGCAATGGCGACAGTCTCACCTTGCGCCCTGAAGGCACCGCAAGTTGTGTGCGTGCGGGTAATCAACATGGTTTGCTGTATAACCAAGAGCAACGCCTATGGTATATGGGCCCAATGTTCCGACATGAACGCCCACAAAAAGGTCGCTACCGCCAATTTCATCAATTTGGTATTGAAAGCTTTGGGGTTGCGAGCGCCGACATGGACGCTGAAATTATCACCTTAAGTGCGCGTTTATGGCGTGAACTTGGGATCAGTGACTACGTAACGTTAGAGCTAAATTCTTTAGGCTCAAATGAAGATCGTGCTTCATATCGTGATGCCTTGATTGCGTTTTTACAAGCCAATGAAGATAGGCTTGATGACGACTCTAAACGTCGCATGCACTCAAATCCATTACGCGTGCTAGATTCTAAAAACCAAGATGTGCAGTCTCTTTTAGTTGATGCACCAAAACTTTCGGATTACTTAAGTGATGAGTCTAAAGACCACTTTGCCGATTTATGTCAACGTCTTGATGCTGTTGGGATTAAATATGTGCTTAATGATCGTTTAGTACGCGGACTTGATTACTACAATCGTACTGTGTTTGAATGGGTCACCGACAGTTTAGGCGCTCAGGGCACGGTATGTGCTGGTGGTCGTTACGATGGTTTGGTTGAGCAACTTGGTGGCAAAGGGACTCCGGCCGTTGGTTTTGCCTTGGGCATTGAACGATTAGTTCTGATGTTGACCGAATTAGATAAATTAGCCAATATCAGGCCAACTGTTGATGCATATATTGTGACGGTGGGTGAGCAAGCTGAAAAAGCCGGTGTTGCCCTAGCTGAGCAATGGCGCAATGACGTTAAAGACATTCGTATTCAAACGCATTGTGGTGGTGGTAAATTTAATAAACAAATGAAACGAGCTGATAAATCCGGTGCAACAATCGCCATCATCTTAGGCGATAGCGAAATTGAAGCACAATCAGCCTCGATCAAATTTTTAAGGGAACAAAGAGATCAAATCTCTTTACCATTTGCCGAAGTGGCAAATTTATTGAACGAAATATTATAA
- a CDS encoding YfgM family protein, with product METYQTEEQQVEAIKKFWKENGNSLIAGLVIGLGGFVGWGYYQDSKLEANQQLTQQYQDVITSYATKEDGFQTEAQAFIAENSDSAYATFVAFALAKEAIDAEQYADAEKHLQQALSVAATENLKAIATLRLARVQVQLQSFDAALATLGNKLPESFQAAAEEIKGDAFLLQGKKDLARTAYLAAADAGGLEGNNTLQIKLDDLAQAN from the coding sequence GTGGAAACATATCAAACAGAAGAACAACAAGTCGAAGCAATTAAAAAATTCTGGAAAGAAAATGGTAATTCTTTAATTGCTGGTTTAGTCATTGGTCTAGGCGGTTTTGTCGGTTGGGGCTACTACCAAGACAGTAAGTTAGAAGCAAATCAACAACTAACGCAACAATACCAAGATGTTATTACTTCTTACGCAACAAAAGAAGATGGATTTCAAACAGAAGCACAAGCCTTTATTGCTGAAAACAGCGATTCAGCTTACGCAACTTTTGTTGCTTTTGCGCTGGCGAAAGAAGCCATTGATGCAGAACAATACGCCGACGCTGAAAAACACTTACAACAAGCACTTAGTGTTGCTGCAACTGAGAACTTAAAAGCCATCGCGACGTTGCGACTTGCTCGTGTTCAAGTGCAATTACAATCGTTTGATGCCGCATTAGCGACTTTAGGGAATAAATTACCAGAGTCATTTCAAGCTGCAGCTGAAGAAATTAAGGGCGATGCGTTTTTACTTCAAGGTAAAAAAGATCTTGCTCGTACCGCGTATTTAGCCGCAGCAGATGCCGGCGGTCTTGAAGGTAATAACACACTACAAATTAAATTAGACGATTTAGCACAAGCAAACTAA
- the ispG gene encoding flavodoxin-dependent (E)-4-hydroxy-3-methylbut-2-enyl-diphosphate synthase has product MFNQSPIKRRKSTQIMVGNVPVGGGAPISVQSMTNTLTTDVAATVAQIRSLENVGADIVRVSVPTMDAAEAFKLIKQQVKVPLVADIHFDYRIALKVAEYGADCLRINPGNIGREERIRAVVDAALDKNIPIRIGVNGGSLEKDLQEKYKEPTPQALVESALRHVDILDRMNFDQFKVSVKASDVFLAVGAYRLLAKQINNPLHLGITEAGGFRSGAVKSSVGLGMLLAEGIGDTLRISLAADPVEEIKVGFDILKSLRLRSRGINFIACPSCSRQEFDVISTVNALEERLEDIITPMDVSIIGCVVNGPGEALISDLGLTGSARKSGFYLDGERQRERIDNNDIVDQLEQKIRAKASALDVSKKIDIKQV; this is encoded by the coding sequence ATGTTTAACCAATCTCCTATAAAACGTCGTAAGTCAACGCAAATCATGGTGGGTAATGTACCCGTTGGTGGCGGTGCGCCCATTAGTGTTCAGTCAATGACCAATACGCTCACCACGGATGTTGCTGCAACCGTGGCACAAATTCGCTCTTTAGAGAATGTTGGTGCCGATATTGTTCGTGTTAGTGTGCCAACCATGGATGCCGCTGAAGCCTTTAAATTAATTAAACAACAAGTCAAGGTCCCTTTGGTTGCAGATATTCATTTTGATTATCGCATTGCTTTAAAGGTGGCAGAGTATGGCGCAGACTGCTTGCGTATAAACCCAGGTAATATTGGGCGTGAAGAAAGGATCCGTGCCGTTGTTGATGCTGCTCTAGATAAAAATATCCCTATTCGTATCGGGGTAAATGGCGGCTCTCTTGAAAAAGATCTACAAGAAAAGTACAAAGAGCCAACACCACAAGCGCTCGTTGAATCGGCTTTACGCCATGTCGATATTTTAGATCGGATGAACTTTGATCAGTTTAAAGTAAGCGTGAAAGCATCCGATGTGTTTTTAGCCGTTGGTGCTTATCGTTTATTGGCCAAACAAATTAATAATCCATTGCATTTAGGCATTACAGAAGCCGGTGGTTTTCGCTCAGGTGCAGTGAAATCTTCCGTTGGCTTAGGCATGCTATTGGCCGAAGGTATTGGTGACACCTTACGTATTTCTTTGGCCGCAGATCCGGTTGAGGAAATCAAAGTAGGTTTTGATATCCTGAAGTCGTTGCGCCTGCGCAGTCGAGGCATTAATTTTATTGCCTGTCCAAGTTGTTCGCGTCAAGAATTTGACGTGATCTCAACCGTCAATGCTCTAGAGGAACGCCTAGAAGATATTATTACCCCAATGGACGTTTCTATCATAGGTTGTGTGGTGAACGGTCCTGGTGAAGCTTTGATTTCAGATCTTGGCTTAACCGGCAGTGCTCGTAAAAGTGGCTTCTATCTTGATGGTGAACGTCAGCGAGAACGCATTGATAATAACGATATTGTTGATCAACTTGAGCAAAAAATTCGAGCGAAAGCCAGTGCTCTTGATGTAAGCAAAAAAATCGACATTAAACAAGTTTAA
- the pilW gene encoding type IV pilus biogenesis/stability protein PilW yields MRFLIKNLFKNISKLVIGVVLCLQLSACVTQNYSENKPVVDRDYSDEQIAKTRVSLALGYLKIGNTTQAKLNLEKAKNYAPDMVEVYTAFAHYYETVGEMELTENAYLKALSIDHNDADTLNNFGVFLCRQQRYDDAEEYFLKAIKVPTYIRVSESYQNIALCHLKNQNFERTEWALSRSISHSPNSAPSLLQMAQLKYAKGEYESASTFISRFERATRRFSPQAIALAFKINKKLGQEDIASSYSSMLVSMYPESIQAQNFLDNGLAQIEEDQLALQYRKYKLLKSGIKVDKKPVVIRRKQSNLDRDGLTRQQPPMIVAKEKLVDDATIIQSTGQSINQNSEIAKTAGQGTTSPVIPEQQDKNILSSVKVPENSLVEQNKPVVPARSKPQGAKSVTDNGTEPTVHVVKKGDNLFQVSLKYNILISRLKKWNNLQGNTLHVGQVLKLTNPEESK; encoded by the coding sequence ATGCGATTTTTGATAAAAAATTTATTCAAGAACATTAGTAAGTTAGTTATAGGTGTGGTTTTATGCTTACAACTTTCAGCCTGTGTAACTCAAAATTATTCAGAGAATAAACCGGTAGTTGATCGTGATTATAGCGATGAACAAATCGCTAAAACTCGAGTATCCCTTGCGTTAGGTTACCTTAAAATAGGTAACACTACGCAAGCTAAACTGAATCTTGAAAAGGCAAAAAATTACGCCCCAGACATGGTCGAGGTCTACACCGCGTTTGCTCATTACTATGAAACTGTAGGCGAAATGGAGTTAACTGAGAATGCCTATTTAAAAGCGTTATCAATTGATCATAATGATGCCGATACGTTAAATAACTTCGGGGTCTTTTTATGTCGTCAACAACGATACGATGACGCCGAAGAATATTTTTTAAAAGCGATTAAGGTGCCAACCTATATTCGGGTATCTGAAAGTTATCAAAACATTGCTTTGTGCCATTTAAAAAATCAAAATTTTGAGCGTACGGAATGGGCGCTTTCTCGCAGTATTAGTCATAGCCCCAATAGCGCACCAAGTTTATTGCAAATGGCGCAGTTAAAATACGCCAAAGGTGAGTACGAAAGTGCTTCAACTTTTATCAGTCGATTTGAACGAGCGACAAGACGATTTTCACCGCAAGCTATTGCTTTAGCATTTAAAATCAATAAAAAGCTGGGCCAAGAGGATATTGCAAGCAGTTATTCATCGATGTTGGTGAGCATGTATCCAGAGTCAATTCAAGCGCAGAATTTTCTTGATAATGGCCTCGCGCAAATAGAAGAAGACCAACTTGCGTTGCAGTATCGTAAGTACAAGTTGTTAAAATCAGGCATTAAGGTAGATAAAAAACCGGTGGTGATCCGGCGTAAGCAATCAAACTTAGACCGTGACGGCTTAACGCGGCAACAACCGCCGATGATTGTTGCCAAAGAAAAGTTAGTAGATGATGCAACTATTATTCAAAGCACAGGTCAAAGCATTAATCAAAACAGTGAGATAGCAAAAACGGCTGGCCAAGGTACAACTTCCCCTGTGATTCCTGAACAGCAAGACAAAAACATACTTTCGTCCGTTAAGGTACCAGAAAACAGCCTTGTTGAACAAAACAAACCTGTAGTGCCAGCAAGAAGCAAACCACAGGGGGCGAAATCTGTAACCGACAATGGCACTGAGCCCACGGTTCATGTTGTCAAAAAAGGCGATAACCTGTTTCAGGTATCTCTAAAGTACAATATTTTAATTTCACGTTTGAAAAAGTGGAACAATTTGCAAGGCAATACCTTGCATGTAGGTCAAGTGTTAAAATTAACTAATCCAGAAGAAAGTAAATGA
- a CDS encoding NAD-dependent malic enzyme translates to MTNSKKTRPLYIPYAGPTLLETPLLNKGSAFSAEERVSFNLTGLIPPRFETIEEQVERAYMQYSSFRTPMNKHIYLRNIQDKNETLFHALVQAHLEEMMPIIYTPTVGEACERFSDIYRSNRGLFVSYSERHQIDDILHNATKHKVKVIVVTDGERILGLGDQGIGGMGIPIGKLSLYTACGGISPAHTLPIMLDVGTNNEKLLNDPMYMGARHKRISQEEYDEFVGLFIDAVKRLWPNVLLQFEDFAQPNAMPLLEKYRNEICCFNDDIQGTASVTVGTLLAACRSKGVKLSEQKVVFAGAGSAGCGIAEQIIAQMCKEGLTDEQARKQIFMVDRYGLLTEGMSDLRDFQQKLIKQKQDLADWMFSGDYASLRDVMFCAKPDILIGVSGQAGLFTEGVIKAMLKGCDLPIIFPLSNPSRQVEAHPRYIIEWTEGKVIIATGSPFEPVEYNGKTYPISQCNNSYIFPGIGLGVLAAKIKRISEEMLIAASETLAAASPLANHGKGDLLPRITEISRLSKDIAFAIGKVAQAQGLALEISDEELRENIESIFWTPKYRNYKRSTI, encoded by the coding sequence ATGACGAATAGCAAGAAGACACGCCCATTATATATCCCTTACGCCGGTCCTACTTTACTTGAAACGCCTCTATTAAACAAAGGCAGCGCGTTTAGCGCAGAAGAGAGAGTCAGCTTTAACTTAACCGGTTTGATCCCTCCACGATTTGAAACCATCGAAGAACAAGTCGAACGTGCTTATATGCAATATTCAAGCTTTCGCACGCCGATGAATAAGCACATATATTTGCGTAATATCCAGGATAAAAATGAGACATTATTTCATGCCCTAGTACAAGCGCACTTAGAAGAAATGATGCCAATTATTTACACCCCGACAGTTGGCGAAGCTTGTGAGCGCTTTTCAGATATATATCGCAGTAATCGAGGTTTGTTTGTTTCTTACAGCGAACGTCATCAAATAGACGACATCCTACATAATGCCACCAAGCATAAGGTGAAAGTCATTGTCGTTACTGATGGTGAGCGTATTTTAGGCCTAGGCGATCAAGGTATTGGTGGCATGGGGATCCCAATTGGTAAGTTATCTTTATATACGGCTTGTGGCGGTATCAGCCCTGCGCATACCTTGCCAATTATGTTGGATGTTGGCACCAATAATGAAAAACTATTAAACGACCCTATGTATATGGGGGCGCGTCATAAACGGATCAGCCAAGAAGAGTACGATGAGTTTGTTGGCTTGTTTATCGATGCGGTTAAACGTCTATGGCCAAACGTATTGCTTCAATTTGAAGACTTTGCCCAACCTAATGCGATGCCTTTATTGGAAAAATATCGCAACGAAATTTGTTGTTTCAATGACGATATCCAAGGAACCGCATCGGTTACTGTAGGCACTTTATTGGCGGCTTGTCGCAGTAAAGGTGTTAAGTTGTCGGAGCAAAAAGTGGTGTTTGCCGGTGCAGGCTCTGCAGGTTGTGGTATTGCGGAGCAAATTATTGCTCAAATGTGTAAAGAAGGTCTAACGGATGAACAAGCAAGAAAGCAGATCTTTATGGTTGATCGCTATGGTTTGCTGACCGAAGGTATGTCTGATTTACGCGATTTTCAACAAAAGCTGATCAAACAGAAACAAGACTTAGCTGATTGGATGTTCTCTGGAGACTATGCTTCGTTACGTGATGTGATGTTTTGTGCCAAACCTGATATCTTAATTGGGGTCTCAGGTCAGGCTGGTTTATTTACCGAAGGCGTGATCAAAGCCATGCTAAAAGGCTGTGATTTACCGATTATTTTCCCTCTAAGTAACCCATCAAGACAAGTTGAGGCGCACCCAAGATACATTATAGAATGGACTGAAGGCAAGGTTATTATTGCCACTGGCAGCCCGTTTGAGCCGGTTGAATATAATGGTAAAACCTACCCTATTTCTCAATGTAATAATTCTTACATATTCCCAGGTATTGGTTTGGGTGTACTCGCCGCAAAAATAAAGCGGATCAGTGAAGAGATGTTAATTGCGGCCAGTGAAACACTTGCCGCCGCGTCACCGTTAGCCAATCATGGTAAAGGGGATTTATTGCCTCGCATTACTGAAATCAGCCGTTTAAGTAAAGACATTGCTTTTGCCATTGGCAAAGTTGCACAAGCCCAAGGTTTGGCTCTTGAAATCAGTGATGAGGAATTAAGAGAGAATATTGAAAGTATTTTCTGGACCCCTAAATACCGCAATTATAAGCGTTCAACTATCTAG
- a CDS encoding RodZ domain-containing protein: MSDDKDIIQLCDDIEIIGPGHMLKDARESLGLSVEQVAEQLRLRVTVVKDIECEQFDTSVPETFIRGYLKNYAKLVEVDYDDVKTSYDAIAVAKQQGAEMKSFSQGKRKKAENNRLMFACYALFLGLVSLTILWWYQESSAVDLAMIEQANSNQNEFVEANIESNQATNEAEVALTLLAYNSPVTEQTEQSTPPVEPVANSADAANSLALTKTNHSPASNQDQNAETEANISRLVFSFSGDCWVNVFDATGERLAWGVKKADYVMSLQGVAPFNITLGKPELVAINYNEQPIDMSDYQIGQIAKFSWPVPVTGEN; encoded by the coding sequence ATGAGTGACGATAAAGACATAATCCAATTATGTGATGATATAGAAATCATTGGTCCAGGACACATGCTCAAGGATGCTCGTGAGTCTCTTGGTTTATCGGTAGAGCAGGTTGCAGAACAATTGCGCTTGCGTGTTACTGTAGTTAAAGATATTGAATGTGAACAATTCGATACATCAGTCCCGGAGACTTTTATCCGAGGCTATTTAAAAAATTATGCCAAGCTTGTCGAGGTCGATTACGACGACGTCAAAACAAGCTATGATGCCATTGCTGTTGCCAAGCAACAGGGGGCAGAAATGAAAAGCTTTTCCCAAGGCAAACGTAAAAAGGCGGAAAATAACCGCTTGATGTTCGCCTGTTATGCTTTGTTTTTAGGTTTGGTTTCATTAACCATCCTTTGGTGGTATCAAGAAAGCAGTGCCGTTGATCTTGCGATGATTGAGCAAGCCAACAGCAACCAAAACGAATTCGTTGAGGCCAATATCGAGTCGAATCAAGCAACCAACGAAGCCGAAGTTGCGCTCACCTTGCTGGCTTATAATTCGCCAGTGACAGAGCAAACAGAACAGTCCACCCCCCCTGTTGAACCAGTGGCTAATTCAGCGGATGCTGCGAACTCATTGGCGTTAACCAAAACGAACCACAGCCCAGCGAGCAACCAAGACCAAAACGCCGAAACAGAAGCTAATATTTCTCGTTTGGTGTTTTCGTTTTCCGGTGATTGTTGGGTAAATGTGTTTGATGCAACCGGTGAGCGACTCGCGTGGGGGGTTAAAAAAGCCGATTATGTGATGTCGTTACAAGGTGTTGCCCCTTTTAATATAACTTTAGGTAAACCTGAACTGGTGGCCATTAACTATAATGAGCAACCTATCGATATGAGCGATTATCAAATCGGTCAGATCGCCAAGTTTTCCTGGCCTGTGCCTGTGACAGGCGAAAATTAA
- a CDS encoding bifunctional tRNA (adenosine(37)-C2)-methyltransferase TrmG/ribosomal RNA large subunit methyltransferase RlmN produces the protein MTLVADKKVNLLNFDHQMMREYFAEIGEKPFRADQIMKWMYHFGYDDFDKMTNLNKALREKLKRLCEIKAPEISQKQVSQDGTIKYALLLEGGQEVETVWIPENGRATLCVSSQVGCALECTFCSTAQQGFNRNLSVSEIIGQVWRVANDIGATRIAGTRPITNIVMMGMGEPLLNMKNLIPALDTFLNDLGYGLSKRRVTVSTSGVVPALQMLKDKIDCALAISVHAPDNELRDVLVPINKKYPLEEFLAASRNYIDGSKANKQVTIEYVLLDHVNDSTEQAHALAKVLEGTPSKINLIPFNPYPGSPYKRPSNSRIDRFDKVLQSYGYTVITRRTRGEDIDAACGQLAGDVLDRTKRSGKKQMQGDAISVKMVQ, from the coding sequence ATGACCCTTGTTGCTGATAAAAAGGTTAACTTATTAAACTTTGATCACCAGATGATGCGTGAATATTTTGCCGAAATTGGCGAAAAGCCGTTTCGTGCCGATCAGATCATGAAGTGGATGTACCACTTTGGCTATGATGACTTTGATAAAATGACCAACCTCAATAAGGCCTTACGAGAAAAACTCAAGCGTTTATGTGAAATTAAAGCGCCTGAAATTTCACAAAAGCAAGTGTCACAAGATGGCACCATTAAATACGCTTTACTGCTTGAAGGTGGTCAGGAAGTTGAAACAGTTTGGATCCCAGAAAATGGTCGTGCAACTTTGTGTGTGTCTTCACAAGTAGGTTGTGCGCTTGAATGTACGTTCTGCTCAACAGCACAACAGGGCTTTAACCGTAACTTAAGCGTTTCAGAAATCATTGGTCAGGTTTGGCGTGTTGCAAATGATATTGGTGCCACTCGTATTGCTGGGACCCGTCCTATTACCAACATTGTTATGATGGGCATGGGTGAGCCGCTTTTAAATATGAAAAATTTGATCCCAGCGTTAGATACCTTTTTAAATGATCTCGGTTATGGCTTATCTAAGCGCCGAGTAACGGTAAGTACTTCTGGTGTTGTGCCTGCGTTACAGATGCTTAAAGATAAAATCGACTGTGCGTTGGCAATCTCTGTGCATGCACCTGACAACGAGCTTCGTGATGTACTGGTGCCAATCAATAAAAAGTATCCATTGGAAGAATTCCTAGCAGCCAGTCGAAACTACATTGATGGTTCTAAAGCCAATAAACAAGTAACAATCGAATATGTTTTGTTAGATCACGTTAATGATTCGACGGAACAGGCTCATGCATTAGCCAAAGTGTTAGAAGGTACGCCAAGTAAAATTAATTTGATCCCGTTCAATCCGTATCCAGGTTCACCTTATAAGAGACCAAGTAATTCGCGTATCGATCGTTTCGATAAAGTATTGCAAAGCTATGGTTACACCGTGATCACCCGAAGAACTCGTGGTGAAGATATTGACGCTGCGTGTGGTCAATTAGCCGGTGATGTTTTAGACCGTACCAAGCGCAGTGGAAAAAAACAGATGCAAGGTGATGCAATATCAGTCAAAATGGTTCAATAA